From the genome of Kosmotoga arenicorallina S304, one region includes:
- a CDS encoding beta-glucosidase, with the protein MNMKRGAPVMKEIIDIEKIVSSMTLDEKVHFVVGVGMLDHNDNPKGKVYGSAGETLEIKRLGLPNSVLADGPAGLRIYPEREGDDRTYYTTAFPVETMIASTWNREILWKVGEAMGEEVKEYGVDILLAPAVNIHRNPLCGRNFEYYSEDPLLSGEMAANFVMGLQAKGVGACVKHFVANEQETNRMTIDTIVSERALREIYLKPFEIVIKKARPWTIMSSYNKLKGYYTSENKWLLTNILREELGFEGFVMTDWFAGSNGAKQILAGNDLIMPGKSYQFLPHRTDETEDIFKALESGELSEKILDERIKKILSVLVKTPSYNSYSYSNSPDLKKHAEVSYEAGCEGVVLLKNNYALPISKDTPFVVFGTGQIETVRGGTGSGETHPEYTINLIDGINERNLNIDKEIVEFYSSKVKEFREGDYKISYGSWNEEIKPKLPENLFDRDDYEKISRRNDVAFIVISRISGEGKDRSLEKGDYYLTDDEKEMLRTVSEVFRSKGKKTVAVLNIGGPIEMESWKDYCDAILVLWQPGQEAGRIFADVIRGVVNPSGKLPTTFPRNYDDIPSKSFPGEPAENPVRVVYDEGIYVGYRYYDTFRVQPVYEFGFGLSYTEFEYSDLNLKKNGEKIVLSFKVKNTGNFAGKEVAQVYVKAPRVKIDKPYQELKAFEKTNLLAPGEEQRISIEIQYPELASYDGYNWVVEEGEYEFRIGSSSRDIRLVGKISL; encoded by the coding sequence ATGAACATGAAAAGAGGTGCGCCTGTTATGAAGGAAATAATTGACATCGAAAAGATTGTTTCCAGTATGACTCTTGACGAGAAAGTTCATTTTGTCGTAGGTGTAGGCATGCTTGACCATAATGACAATCCAAAAGGCAAGGTATATGGCAGTGCGGGAGAAACATTGGAGATAAAGAGATTGGGATTGCCTAATAGCGTTTTAGCAGACGGGCCTGCCGGTCTTAGAATATATCCGGAGCGAGAAGGTGATGATAGAACTTATTATACTACCGCTTTTCCTGTAGAAACAATGATTGCCTCAACCTGGAATAGAGAAATCTTATGGAAAGTCGGTGAAGCGATGGGTGAAGAGGTCAAGGAATACGGGGTTGATATTCTATTAGCGCCTGCTGTAAATATCCATCGCAATCCTTTGTGTGGAAGAAATTTTGAATATTACTCCGAAGACCCCCTCCTTTCAGGTGAAATGGCAGCTAATTTTGTTATGGGACTTCAAGCAAAAGGTGTTGGGGCATGTGTTAAGCACTTTGTGGCGAATGAGCAGGAAACAAACAGGATGACAATTGATACAATTGTTTCCGAACGCGCCTTGCGAGAAATTTATTTGAAACCTTTTGAAATTGTAATAAAGAAAGCCCGTCCCTGGACGATAATGAGCTCTTACAACAAGCTAAAGGGTTATTATACCTCAGAAAATAAATGGCTATTAACAAATATTCTTCGCGAAGAGCTGGGATTTGAAGGCTTTGTTATGACTGATTGGTTTGCAGGAAGTAATGGAGCCAAACAGATTCTCGCCGGCAATGACTTAATAATGCCCGGTAAGAGTTATCAATTTTTGCCACATAGAACTGATGAAACGGAGGATATATTTAAGGCTCTTGAAAGTGGAGAGCTATCTGAAAAAATTCTGGATGAAAGAATCAAAAAGATACTAAGCGTGCTCGTAAAAACCCCTTCATATAACTCTTATAGCTATTCTAACTCACCTGACCTGAAAAAACACGCCGAGGTTTCTTATGAAGCAGGCTGTGAGGGAGTGGTATTGCTCAAAAACAACTATGCACTTCCCATTTCAAAGGATACTCCATTTGTTGTATTTGGAACAGGTCAGATTGAAACGGTTCGCGGAGGGACAGGAAGCGGTGAAACCCACCCGGAGTATACGATAAATTTAATAGACGGGATAAATGAAAGAAATCTGAACATAGATAAAGAAATCGTAGAATTTTATAGTTCAAAAGTGAAGGAATTCAGAGAAGGCGATTATAAGATTTCATATGGTAGTTGGAATGAAGAAATAAAGCCAAAATTGCCCGAAAATCTCTTCGATCGTGATGACTATGAAAAAATATCCCGGAGAAACGATGTCGCTTTTATAGTTATATCAAGGATTTCAGGAGAAGGAAAAGACAGAAGCCTTGAAAAAGGTGATTACTACTTAACGGATGACGAGAAGGAAATGCTCCGGACAGTTTCAGAAGTTTTCAGAAGCAAAGGCAAAAAAACTGTTGCAGTTTTGAATATAGGCGGACCAATAGAAATGGAAAGCTGGAAAGACTATTGCGATGCCATATTGGTTCTCTGGCAACCCGGTCAGGAGGCGGGAAGAATATTCGCTGACGTAATCCGTGGTGTTGTAAATCCATCCGGAAAGTTACCCACAACTTTCCCTAGAAATTATGATGACATCCCATCAAAATCCTTTCCCGGCGAACCAGCGGAAAACCCTGTAAGAGTTGTTTACGATGAAGGGATATATGTTGGGTATAGATATTATGATACATTCAGGGTACAGCCGGTCTATGAATTCGGTTTCGGGCTTTCTTACACGGAATTTGAATATAGCGACCTCAACCTGAAAAAAAATGGAGAAAAAATTGTCTTATCATTCAAAGTGAAAAACACTGGAAATTTTGCCGGTAAAGAGGTAGCTCAGGTATATGTAAAAGCCCCACGAGTAAAAATCGACAAACCGTATCAGGAACTCAAGGCTTTCGAGAAAACCAATCTTCTTGCCCCGGGGGAAGAGCAACGAATTTCCATAGAGATTCAATATCCTGAACTGGCTTCATATGATGGATATAATTGGGTTGTGGAAGAAGGTGAATACGAATTTAGAATAGGTTCTTCTTCAAGGGACATAAGATTAGTGGGCAAAATTAGCCTATAA
- a CDS encoding LacI family DNA-binding transcriptional regulator produces the protein MANIREVAKLAKVSIATVSRVLNGRDNVSPETRSKVFKAIKELKYKPAFSFREKDLAFQNTIGVLIPDIRGYHYSDIVMAIEEYAYSKGFDLMLALPKWEVNIEEHVLDQYFRRKIDGVILGELFGGEELIKRFERSGVPIVVMDFVVDEINFDVVNADNVTGGYLAIKYLYDHGHRKILVLPGPKVSPAAIDRERGIKRFLNRLPGEENLEIYFSQTRGYNSEDGWTGVKEHLQKNGLNFTAIFAVNDWTAIGAINALKEEGIRVPDDVSVIGFDDAPFAQYISPRLTTILQPRVEMGKVAAQMLIERITEKHQRLPRNVILPTKIVERESVKNIRTANQKL, from the coding sequence ATGGCAAATATACGCGAAGTAGCAAAACTTGCGAAGGTTTCTATTGCTACAGTTTCAAGAGTGTTGAATGGCCGCGACAATGTCTCACCTGAAACCAGGAGCAAAGTCTTTAAAGCCATAAAGGAGCTAAAATATAAACCCGCTTTTTCGTTCAGAGAAAAGGATCTCGCCTTTCAAAACACGATAGGGGTGTTGATACCGGATATCAGAGGATATCATTACAGTGATATCGTAATGGCTATTGAGGAATATGCGTACAGCAAGGGGTTTGATTTAATGCTGGCGTTACCAAAGTGGGAAGTAAACATTGAAGAACATGTGCTCGATCAATACTTCAGAAGGAAAATTGATGGTGTCATTTTGGGCGAACTCTTTGGAGGGGAAGAACTGATAAAAAGATTTGAAAGAAGCGGGGTTCCGATAGTCGTAATGGACTTTGTCGTGGATGAAATCAATTTTGATGTGGTTAATGCCGACAATGTAACCGGGGGTTACCTTGCAATAAAGTATCTATATGATCATGGACACAGAAAAATCCTGGTTCTCCCCGGTCCCAAAGTTTCACCAGCAGCCATTGATAGAGAGCGGGGAATTAAAAGGTTCCTTAATAGGCTTCCGGGTGAAGAAAACCTGGAGATATACTTCTCACAGACAAGGGGTTATAACTCCGAGGATGGGTGGACAGGAGTAAAGGAACATCTCCAGAAAAACGGACTTAATTTCACAGCTATATTTGCAGTTAATGATTGGACTGCAATAGGAGCAATCAATGCCCTAAAAGAAGAGGGAATAAGAGTTCCCGATGACGTTTCAGTGATAGGATTCGATGATGCGCCATTTGCCCAATATATAAGTCCAAGGCTTACAACTATATTGCAACCCCGTGTGGAAATGGGTAAAGTTGCTGCTCAAATGCTAATAGAGAGAATCACAGAAAAGCATCAAAGATTACCCAGGAATGTAATACTTCCCACTAAAATAGTCGAAAGAGAATCCGTTAAAAACATAAGAACAGCTAATCAAAAGCTTTGA
- a CDS encoding glycoside hydrolase family 16 protein: MTKSFLSISLVLVISFILLGASSLLSAKSSQSPEAQKMIDDPRWTLIWADEFEAEELNTSNWRFDIGNKNGWGNAELQYYTEGNNLSFENGMLVIEARREDVYESNRLYNYTSTRLKTEGKFSFQYGRVEARIKFPYGKGLWPAFWMLGDNFRYVGWPMCGEIDIVEFLGHDKWTVYGTLHGPNYSGSSGISGKYRLDQLNSPSFVDEFHVFGIMWDEEEIIWYIDDIIYHRVRREAIENRNDLWVFDGEFFIILNLAVGGYWPGYPDFDTPFPARMYVDYVRVYQWND, encoded by the coding sequence ATGACAAAGTCGTTTCTATCCATAAGTCTGGTTTTGGTTATTTCGTTCATTTTATTGGGAGCTTCGTCTTTACTATCTGCAAAATCCTCTCAATCACCGGAGGCGCAAAAAATGATAGACGATCCAAGATGGACTTTAATATGGGCAGATGAATTTGAAGCCGAAGAATTAAATACCAGCAATTGGAGATTTGATATTGGAAACAAAAATGGATGGGGAAATGCTGAACTGCAATATTATACAGAAGGAAATAATCTTAGCTTTGAAAATGGAATGCTCGTTATTGAAGCCCGCAGGGAAGATGTATATGAAAGCAACCGACTGTATAACTACACTTCAACAAGGCTTAAAACAGAGGGTAAATTTTCATTTCAATACGGGAGAGTAGAAGCAAGAATCAAATTTCCCTATGGTAAGGGGCTCTGGCCAGCATTCTGGATGCTTGGTGATAATTTCAGATATGTAGGCTGGCCCATGTGTGGAGAAATAGATATAGTGGAGTTTCTGGGACATGACAAGTGGACCGTTTATGGAACTCTGCATGGCCCTAATTATAGCGGTTCAAGTGGAATAAGTGGTAAATATAGGTTGGATCAATTGAACTCTCCTTCCTTTGTTGATGAGTTTCATGTGTTCGGAATCATGTGGGACGAAGAAGAAATAATCTGGTATATCGACGACATTATTTATCACAGAGTTAGGCGGGAAGCAATAGAAAACAGGAATGACCTTTGGGTTTTTGACGGAGAATTTTTTATCATACTGAATCTTGCAGTAGGAGGGTACTGGCCAGGTTATCCTGATTTCGACACGCCGTTTCCAGCAAGAATGTATGTAGATTATGTAAGGGTCTATCAGTGGAATGATTAA